In Magnolia sinica isolate HGM2019 chromosome 12, MsV1, whole genome shotgun sequence, a single genomic region encodes these proteins:
- the LOC131221585 gene encoding cysteine-rich receptor-like protein kinase 15 isoform X1, whose protein sequence is MRFHILFPFHTKEEEMHIFQLSFLLLFLFNSFSHAEQFYNEFYYSNCSVAAYTANTTFETNLNALLPILTFNAHFVTFFYTERGGNPNTAFGLFLCRGDVSFDTCNACVNQATQDIKQKCPNRREAVIWYDICMLRYSDRNFQSVYDPSINSLALMRRQHNISDPRRFNHTLNGLLKNLSSKAAFSPSVRMVAMGEANFTASQKIYAIVQCTPDLSRSDCNTCLEAAISEIPVCCDGKDGAVIIGASCAMRYEVFPFYAAAPSAFRRPPSSTTDAPSGHGGNQSKIIIFTSVASVLVLALFSCCVYCYRRRRKRSPEVKEKRHLALLNYSGPPVGLELMDSSMNGEETQDLPLIDLVTIQAATNNFSDENKLGEGGFGPVYKGMLSNGKEIAVKRLSRSSGQGLKEFKNEVILIAKLQHRNLVRLLSCCIEKGEKLLIYEYMPNTSLDVFLFNPIKRAQLGWERCHNIIGGIAKGLVYLHEDSRLRIIHRDLKASNVLLDHEMNPKISDFGMARFLGGNQSQVNTNRVVGTYGYMAPEYAMGGRFSVKSDVYSFGVLLLEIVSGKRNNGHHLPNHALSLLTYAWELWCDGRTMKLIDPLLAQTCKTSEVLRWIHIGLLCVQQDAADRPTMSLVVLMLGSESMDLPQPTQPGFFVSRVVIESDQSSGSAKMGSMNEVTISTFQPR, encoded by the exons CTCATGCAGAGCAGTTCTACAATGAGTTCTACTACTCCAACTGCTCAGTAGCTGCTTACACCGCTAATACAACCTTCGAAACTAATCTCAACGCCCTTCTCCCCATTCTAACTTTCAACGCTCATTTTGTCACTTTCTTTTACACTGAGAGGGGTGGAAATCCCAACACCGCCTTCGGCCTCTTCCTTTGCAGAGGGGATGTTTCTTTTGACACCTGCAATGCCTGCGTCAACCAGGCGACTCAAGATATCAAACAGAAGTGTCCCAACAGGAGAGAAGCAGTCATATGGTATGATATCTGTATGTTGCGTTACTCAGACCGTAACTTCCAATCTGTGTATGATCCATCAATCAATTCGTTAGCATTAATGCGGAGACAGCACAATATATCAGACCCACGACGATTTAACCATACACTGAATGGTCTATTGAAAAATCTTTCTTCAAAGGCCGCATTTAGTCCTTCTGTTCGGATGGTGGCGATGGGAGAAGCTAATTTTACAGCATCTCAGAAGATATATGCGATTGTGCAGTGCACCCCTGATTTATCAAGAAGTGACTGCAACACATGCCTAGAAGCAGCTATTTCTGAGATTCCGGTGTGCTGCGATGGAAAGGACGGGGCTGTTATTATAGGGGCGAGTTGTGCTATGAGGTATGAGGTGTTCCCTTTTTATGCTGCTGCACCGTCCGCCTTTCGTCGTCCTCCTTCGTCAACAACTGATGCTCCCTCCG GGCATGGAGGGAACCAATCAAAGATTATAATCTTCACTAGTGTAGCATCGGTTCTGGTGTTGGCTCTATTCAGTTGTTGTGTTTACTGCTACCGACGGCGAAGGAAGAGGTCGCCAGAAG TGAAAGAGAAGCGGCACCTTGCACTATTAAATTATTCGGGGCCTCCGGTTGGCTTGGAACTCATGGACTCAAGCATGAATGGTGAGGAAACACAAGATCTGCCGTTGATTGACTTAGTTACAATACAAGCTGCTACGAACAACTTCTCTGATGAAAATAAGCTCGGAGAAGGTGGATTTGGCCCTGTATATAAG GGAATGCTATCTAATGGGAAGGAAATTGCAGTTAAAAGGCTTTCAAGAAGTTCAGGGCAAGGTCTGAAGGAATTCAAGAATGAAGTCATATTGATTGCCAAACTCCAACATAGGAACCTTGTCAGGCTCTTGTCTTGCTGCATAGAGAAAGGAGAGAAACTGCTCATCTATGAATACATGCCAAACACTAGCTTGGATGTCTTCCTCTTTA ATCCAATCAAGCGAGCTCAATTAGGCTGGGAAAGGTGTCATAATATTATAGGTGGAATTGCAAAGGGCCTTGTTTATCTCCACGAAGACTCAAGACTCAGAATCATTCACAGGGATTTAAAAGCTAGCAATGTTTTGTTGGACCATGAGATGAACCCAAAGATTTCCGACTTTGGAATGGCACGCTTTTTGGGAGGAAATCAAAGTCAGGTCAATACCAACAGAGTCGTCGGAACATA CGGCTACATGGCACCAGAGTATGCAATGGGAGGGCGATTCTCTGTGAAATCTGATGTCTACAGCTTTGGAGTTTTACTGCTAGAGATTGTAAGCGGAAAAAGGAACAATGGTCACCATCTTCCTAACCATGCTCTGAGCCTCCTGACTTAT GCATGGGAATTATGGTGTGATGGAAGAACTATGAAGTTGATTGATCCTTTGTTAGCCCAGACATGTAAGACAAGTGAAGTGTTGAGATGGATCCACATTGGGCTACTATGTGTTCAACAAGATGCGGCAGATAGGCCGACCATGTCCTTGGTTGTTCTCATGCTGGGAAGCGAATCTATGGATCTTCCACAACCTACACAACCAGGATTTTTTGTCTCAAGAGTGGTCATTGAATCAGATCAATCTTCAGGAAGTGCCAAAATGGGCTCTATGAATGAGGTAACTATCTCTACTTTCCAACCCAGATGA
- the LOC131221585 gene encoding cysteine-rich receptor-like protein kinase 15 isoform X2, with protein sequence MRFHILFPFHTKEEEMHIFQLSFLLLFLFNSFSHAEQFYNEFYYSNCSVAAYTANTTFETNLNALLPILTFNAHFVTFFYTERGGNPNTAFGLFLCRGDVSFDTCNACVNQATQDIKQKCPNRREAVIWYDICMLRYSDRNFQSVYDPSINSLALMRRQHNISDPRRFNHTLNGLLKNLSSKAAFSPSVRMVAMGEANFTASQKIYAIVQCTPDLSRSDCNTCLEAAISEIPVCCDGKDGAVIIGASCAMRYEVFPFYAAAPSAFRRPPSSTTDAPSGHGGNQSKIIIFTSVASVLVLALFSCCVYCYRRRRKRSPEVKEKRHLALLNYSGPPVGLELMDSSMNGEETQDLPLIDLVTIQAATNNFSDENKLGEGGFGPVYKGMLSNGKEIAVKRLSRSSGQGLKEFKNEVILIAKLQHRNLVRLLSCCIEKGEKLLIYEYMPNTSLDVFLFNPIKRAQLGWERCHNIIGGIAKGLVYLHEDSRLRIIHRDLKASNVLLDHEMNPKISDFGMARFLGGNQSQVNTNRVVGTYGYMAPEYAMGGRFSVKSDVYSFGVLLLEIAWELWCDGRTMKLIDPLLAQTCKTSEVLRWIHIGLLCVQQDAADRPTMSLVVLMLGSESMDLPQPTQPGFFVSRVVIESDQSSGSAKMGSMNEVTISTFQPR encoded by the exons CTCATGCAGAGCAGTTCTACAATGAGTTCTACTACTCCAACTGCTCAGTAGCTGCTTACACCGCTAATACAACCTTCGAAACTAATCTCAACGCCCTTCTCCCCATTCTAACTTTCAACGCTCATTTTGTCACTTTCTTTTACACTGAGAGGGGTGGAAATCCCAACACCGCCTTCGGCCTCTTCCTTTGCAGAGGGGATGTTTCTTTTGACACCTGCAATGCCTGCGTCAACCAGGCGACTCAAGATATCAAACAGAAGTGTCCCAACAGGAGAGAAGCAGTCATATGGTATGATATCTGTATGTTGCGTTACTCAGACCGTAACTTCCAATCTGTGTATGATCCATCAATCAATTCGTTAGCATTAATGCGGAGACAGCACAATATATCAGACCCACGACGATTTAACCATACACTGAATGGTCTATTGAAAAATCTTTCTTCAAAGGCCGCATTTAGTCCTTCTGTTCGGATGGTGGCGATGGGAGAAGCTAATTTTACAGCATCTCAGAAGATATATGCGATTGTGCAGTGCACCCCTGATTTATCAAGAAGTGACTGCAACACATGCCTAGAAGCAGCTATTTCTGAGATTCCGGTGTGCTGCGATGGAAAGGACGGGGCTGTTATTATAGGGGCGAGTTGTGCTATGAGGTATGAGGTGTTCCCTTTTTATGCTGCTGCACCGTCCGCCTTTCGTCGTCCTCCTTCGTCAACAACTGATGCTCCCTCCG GGCATGGAGGGAACCAATCAAAGATTATAATCTTCACTAGTGTAGCATCGGTTCTGGTGTTGGCTCTATTCAGTTGTTGTGTTTACTGCTACCGACGGCGAAGGAAGAGGTCGCCAGAAG TGAAAGAGAAGCGGCACCTTGCACTATTAAATTATTCGGGGCCTCCGGTTGGCTTGGAACTCATGGACTCAAGCATGAATGGTGAGGAAACACAAGATCTGCCGTTGATTGACTTAGTTACAATACAAGCTGCTACGAACAACTTCTCTGATGAAAATAAGCTCGGAGAAGGTGGATTTGGCCCTGTATATAAG GGAATGCTATCTAATGGGAAGGAAATTGCAGTTAAAAGGCTTTCAAGAAGTTCAGGGCAAGGTCTGAAGGAATTCAAGAATGAAGTCATATTGATTGCCAAACTCCAACATAGGAACCTTGTCAGGCTCTTGTCTTGCTGCATAGAGAAAGGAGAGAAACTGCTCATCTATGAATACATGCCAAACACTAGCTTGGATGTCTTCCTCTTTA ATCCAATCAAGCGAGCTCAATTAGGCTGGGAAAGGTGTCATAATATTATAGGTGGAATTGCAAAGGGCCTTGTTTATCTCCACGAAGACTCAAGACTCAGAATCATTCACAGGGATTTAAAAGCTAGCAATGTTTTGTTGGACCATGAGATGAACCCAAAGATTTCCGACTTTGGAATGGCACGCTTTTTGGGAGGAAATCAAAGTCAGGTCAATACCAACAGAGTCGTCGGAACATA CGGCTACATGGCACCAGAGTATGCAATGGGAGGGCGATTCTCTGTGAAATCTGATGTCTACAGCTTTGGAGTTTTACTGCTAGAGATT GCATGGGAATTATGGTGTGATGGAAGAACTATGAAGTTGATTGATCCTTTGTTAGCCCAGACATGTAAGACAAGTGAAGTGTTGAGATGGATCCACATTGGGCTACTATGTGTTCAACAAGATGCGGCAGATAGGCCGACCATGTCCTTGGTTGTTCTCATGCTGGGAAGCGAATCTATGGATCTTCCACAACCTACACAACCAGGATTTTTTGTCTCAAGAGTGGTCATTGAATCAGATCAATCTTCAGGAAGTGCCAAAATGGGCTCTATGAATGAGGTAACTATCTCTACTTTCCAACCCAGATGA
- the LOC131221585 gene encoding cysteine-rich receptor-like protein kinase 15 isoform X3 translates to MRFHILFPFHTKEEEMHIFQLSFLLLFLFNSFSHAEQFYNEFYYSNCSVAAYTANTTFETNLNALLPILTFNAHFVTFFYTERGGNPNTAFGLFLCRGDVSFDTCNACVNQATQDIKQKCPNRREAVIWYDICMLRYSDRNFQSVYDPSINSLALMRRQHNISDPRRFNHTLNGLLKNLSSKAAFSPSVRMVAMGEANFTASQKIYAIVQCTPDLSRSDCNTCLEAAISEIPVCCDGKDGAVIIGASCAMRYEVFPFYAAAPSAFRRPPSSTTDAPSVKEKRHLALLNYSGPPVGLELMDSSMNGEETQDLPLIDLVTIQAATNNFSDENKLGEGGFGPVYKGMLSNGKEIAVKRLSRSSGQGLKEFKNEVILIAKLQHRNLVRLLSCCIEKGEKLLIYEYMPNTSLDVFLFNPIKRAQLGWERCHNIIGGIAKGLVYLHEDSRLRIIHRDLKASNVLLDHEMNPKISDFGMARFLGGNQSQVNTNRVVGTYGYMAPEYAMGGRFSVKSDVYSFGVLLLEIVSGKRNNGHHLPNHALSLLTYAWELWCDGRTMKLIDPLLAQTCKTSEVLRWIHIGLLCVQQDAADRPTMSLVVLMLGSESMDLPQPTQPGFFVSRVVIESDQSSGSAKMGSMNEVTISTFQPR, encoded by the exons CTCATGCAGAGCAGTTCTACAATGAGTTCTACTACTCCAACTGCTCAGTAGCTGCTTACACCGCTAATACAACCTTCGAAACTAATCTCAACGCCCTTCTCCCCATTCTAACTTTCAACGCTCATTTTGTCACTTTCTTTTACACTGAGAGGGGTGGAAATCCCAACACCGCCTTCGGCCTCTTCCTTTGCAGAGGGGATGTTTCTTTTGACACCTGCAATGCCTGCGTCAACCAGGCGACTCAAGATATCAAACAGAAGTGTCCCAACAGGAGAGAAGCAGTCATATGGTATGATATCTGTATGTTGCGTTACTCAGACCGTAACTTCCAATCTGTGTATGATCCATCAATCAATTCGTTAGCATTAATGCGGAGACAGCACAATATATCAGACCCACGACGATTTAACCATACACTGAATGGTCTATTGAAAAATCTTTCTTCAAAGGCCGCATTTAGTCCTTCTGTTCGGATGGTGGCGATGGGAGAAGCTAATTTTACAGCATCTCAGAAGATATATGCGATTGTGCAGTGCACCCCTGATTTATCAAGAAGTGACTGCAACACATGCCTAGAAGCAGCTATTTCTGAGATTCCGGTGTGCTGCGATGGAAAGGACGGGGCTGTTATTATAGGGGCGAGTTGTGCTATGAGGTATGAGGTGTTCCCTTTTTATGCTGCTGCACCGTCCGCCTTTCGTCGTCCTCCTTCGTCAACAACTGATGCTCCCTCCG TGAAAGAGAAGCGGCACCTTGCACTATTAAATTATTCGGGGCCTCCGGTTGGCTTGGAACTCATGGACTCAAGCATGAATGGTGAGGAAACACAAGATCTGCCGTTGATTGACTTAGTTACAATACAAGCTGCTACGAACAACTTCTCTGATGAAAATAAGCTCGGAGAAGGTGGATTTGGCCCTGTATATAAG GGAATGCTATCTAATGGGAAGGAAATTGCAGTTAAAAGGCTTTCAAGAAGTTCAGGGCAAGGTCTGAAGGAATTCAAGAATGAAGTCATATTGATTGCCAAACTCCAACATAGGAACCTTGTCAGGCTCTTGTCTTGCTGCATAGAGAAAGGAGAGAAACTGCTCATCTATGAATACATGCCAAACACTAGCTTGGATGTCTTCCTCTTTA ATCCAATCAAGCGAGCTCAATTAGGCTGGGAAAGGTGTCATAATATTATAGGTGGAATTGCAAAGGGCCTTGTTTATCTCCACGAAGACTCAAGACTCAGAATCATTCACAGGGATTTAAAAGCTAGCAATGTTTTGTTGGACCATGAGATGAACCCAAAGATTTCCGACTTTGGAATGGCACGCTTTTTGGGAGGAAATCAAAGTCAGGTCAATACCAACAGAGTCGTCGGAACATA CGGCTACATGGCACCAGAGTATGCAATGGGAGGGCGATTCTCTGTGAAATCTGATGTCTACAGCTTTGGAGTTTTACTGCTAGAGATTGTAAGCGGAAAAAGGAACAATGGTCACCATCTTCCTAACCATGCTCTGAGCCTCCTGACTTAT GCATGGGAATTATGGTGTGATGGAAGAACTATGAAGTTGATTGATCCTTTGTTAGCCCAGACATGTAAGACAAGTGAAGTGTTGAGATGGATCCACATTGGGCTACTATGTGTTCAACAAGATGCGGCAGATAGGCCGACCATGTCCTTGGTTGTTCTCATGCTGGGAAGCGAATCTATGGATCTTCCACAACCTACACAACCAGGATTTTTTGTCTCAAGAGTGGTCATTGAATCAGATCAATCTTCAGGAAGTGCCAAAATGGGCTCTATGAATGAGGTAACTATCTCTACTTTCCAACCCAGATGA